A genome region from Euzebya rosea includes the following:
- a CDS encoding GroES family chaperonin produces MSTHEPPTTDDPSGEAAGFAVRVTADRILCSTDDGGEKRSRGGILIPATAQSKDRHGVWAEVMEVGPLVRSASAGDKVLFLPDAAIEVDIHGEDYIIIRERDVHAIASAERDASGTGLYL; encoded by the coding sequence ATGAGCACCCACGAACCCCCCACCACCGATGACCCGTCCGGCGAGGCCGCCGGCTTCGCGGTCCGCGTGACCGCCGACCGCATCCTGTGCAGCACCGACGACGGGGGCGAGAAGCGGTCCCGCGGCGGCATCCTCATCCCCGCCACGGCCCAGTCGAAGGACCGCCACGGCGTGTGGGCCGAGGTCATGGAGGTCGGACCCCTCGTGCGCTCGGCATCGGCCGGCGACAAGGTCCTGTTCCTGCCCGACGCCGCCATCGAGGTCGACATCCACGGCGAGGACTACATCATCATCCGCGAACGCGACGTGCACGCGATCGCCTCCGCCGAACGCGACGCGAGCGGCACCGGGCTGTACCTCTAG
- a CDS encoding S1C family serine protease, whose product MNSTWLDDDEWTGGERRPADRSGADAGVPGNPASPDGASRTEGDGDGDDPAVSPPATDTPAGAPAPDHDGGAWPASASSQWVQSGSWQTPGGSSSPQAAWGAPPPAAPVWQPAPPSPQGYRPPPPQPGQPAQITPTATPPTDPTTPPPVGGDWPSTTSDDAEGPARHPAPPSVPAEADDARRETSGGGTGRTAFVAALVGALVAVAVAVPTTLALAPDAADQTAGTSVTPVNAPQDTPADETPVAPAAPPSSMTTDTVADVAEALLPSVAVVETNTGSGSAVVYRADGYLITNNHVIAGARDVRVRLTDGRTRDATVVGTAASFDLAVLQIDADDLMVPEYADGDPRVGETAIAIGAPFGFDSTVTSGIVSALGRTLSDPISNVSLVDLVQTDAAINPGNSGGALVNAAGQVIGINTAIVGGGTNDGVGFAVPTSTVLRVADQLIEQGFFEYALLGVTGGDLQPAQAEELGLDTTNGAYIGEVVPDSAADDAGIVPGDVVVAIDGDDVTSMSDLSAAIRGYAPDDVVTVTLYGVDGQTRSVEVTLGGVRTND is encoded by the coding sequence GTGAACTCCACATGGCTCGACGACGACGAGTGGACCGGCGGCGAACGGCGGCCGGCCGATCGCTCCGGTGCCGACGCCGGCGTGCCCGGAAACCCCGCGTCCCCCGACGGGGCGTCACGCACCGAGGGTGACGGGGACGGCGACGACCCCGCCGTGTCCCCGCCGGCCACCGACACGCCCGCCGGGGCGCCTGCCCCCGATCACGACGGCGGCGCATGGCCTGCCTCGGCATCGTCACAATGGGTGCAGTCTGGTTCGTGGCAGACGCCCGGGGGATCATCCTCGCCTCAGGCGGCGTGGGGCGCGCCCCCACCGGCGGCGCCCGTGTGGCAGCCCGCGCCACCCTCCCCGCAGGGGTACCGGCCCCCGCCCCCACAGCCGGGACAGCCCGCACAGATCACCCCGACGGCCACGCCGCCCACCGACCCCACCACCCCACCCCCGGTGGGCGGCGACTGGCCATCGACGACCTCCGACGACGCCGAGGGCCCTGCGCGGCACCCGGCCCCGCCCAGCGTCCCCGCCGAGGCCGACGACGCGCGGAGGGAAACCTCCGGCGGCGGCACCGGCCGTACCGCGTTCGTCGCCGCCCTGGTCGGTGCCCTCGTCGCGGTCGCGGTGGCCGTGCCGACGACCCTCGCCCTCGCCCCGGACGCGGCCGACCAGACCGCCGGCACCTCGGTCACCCCGGTCAACGCGCCACAGGACACCCCGGCCGACGAGACCCCGGTGGCACCCGCCGCGCCCCCGTCGAGCATGACCACCGACACCGTCGCCGACGTCGCCGAGGCGTTGCTGCCGTCGGTGGCGGTCGTGGAGACCAACACCGGATCCGGCTCGGCCGTGGTCTACCGGGCCGACGGCTACCTGATCACCAACAACCACGTGATCGCCGGCGCCCGTGACGTCCGCGTCCGCCTGACCGACGGCCGCACCCGTGACGCGACCGTGGTCGGCACCGCCGCGAGCTTCGACCTGGCGGTGCTGCAGATCGACGCCGACGACCTGATGGTCCCGGAGTACGCCGACGGCGACCCACGCGTCGGCGAGACCGCCATCGCGATCGGTGCACCGTTCGGCTTCGACTCCACCGTGACCTCCGGCATCGTCTCCGCGCTCGGTCGCACCCTGTCGGACCCCATCAGCAACGTCAGCCTCGTCGACCTGGTGCAGACCGACGCTGCGATCAACCCCGGCAACTCCGGTGGGGCCCTCGTGAACGCCGCCGGCCAGGTGATCGGCATCAACACCGCCATCGTCGGCGGGGGCACCAACGACGGCGTCGGCTTCGCGGTCCCCACCTCCACGGTCCTGCGCGTGGCCGATCAGCTGATCGAGCAGGGCTTCTTCGAGTACGCCCTCCTCGGCGTCACCGGTGGGGACCTGCAGCCGGCACAGGCCGAGGAGCTCGGCCTGGACACCACCAACGGTGCCTACATCGGTGAGGTCGTGCCCGACAGCGCCGCCGACGACGCCGGCATCGTGCCCGGAGACGTCGTGGTCGCCATCGACGGCGACGACGTCACCTCGATGTCGGACCTGTCAGCAGCGATTCGCGGATACGCCCCCGACGACGTCGTCACGGTCACGCTGTACGGCGTCGACGGCCAGACCCGAAGTGTCGAGGTCACCCTCGGCGGGGTCCGGACCAACGACTGA
- a CDS encoding response regulator transcription factor, whose product MQKVLLVEDDDGIANPLSAALGGGGYAVTRVATGREALALAHDELAAVVLDLGLPDIDGVEVCRRLHDAHPGVPVLMLTARTSEADVVVGLDAGADDYVTKPFRLAELLARLRALVRRAQSSQGAPVEEEYTAMDVRVDVAARRAWRGDHELDLTPKEFDLLAMLVRQAGTVVTREDIMREVWETNWFGSTKTVDMHVSWLRRKLGDDASAPKYLTTVRGVGLRFETDS is encoded by the coding sequence CTGCAGAAGGTGCTGCTCGTCGAGGACGACGACGGCATCGCCAACCCGCTGTCCGCAGCGCTCGGCGGGGGCGGCTACGCCGTCACCCGCGTCGCCACCGGCCGAGAGGCGTTGGCGCTCGCCCATGACGAGCTGGCAGCCGTGGTGCTGGACCTCGGCCTGCCCGACATCGACGGCGTGGAGGTCTGTCGTCGCCTGCACGACGCCCACCCCGGTGTCCCGGTCCTGATGCTGACGGCCCGGACGAGCGAGGCCGACGTCGTGGTCGGCCTGGACGCCGGCGCCGACGACTACGTCACCAAGCCGTTCCGCCTCGCCGAGCTGCTCGCCCGGCTGCGTGCCCTCGTCCGCCGTGCCCAGTCCAGCCAGGGGGCCCCGGTCGAGGAGGAGTACACCGCCATGGACGTTCGCGTCGACGTGGCGGCCAGGCGGGCGTGGCGGGGCGACCACGAGCTCGACCTGACGCCCAAGGAGTTCGACCTCCTGGCGATGCTCGTCCGCCAGGCCGGCACCGTCGTCACCCGCGAGGACATCATGCGCGAGGTGTGGGAGACCAACTGGTTCGGCTCGACCAAGACCGTGGACATGCACGTCTCGTGGCTGCGCCGCAAGCTCGGCGACGACGCGTCGGCCCCCAAGTACCTCACCACGGTCCGTGGTGTCGGGCTTCGGTTCGAGACGGACTCCTAG
- a CDS encoding sensor histidine kinase: MRNRLLVATVGTVAIGVLLLGLPLAVAVRGVLTTQAFETLQRQAEQVQVLFNQQQLSGSERRNLLHDLAGQFDVRFQVFDRVIRDGNRVGFLLTEDTGEMADEEVDFTDDLDAAFDGELGRAGRDGVLAVSVPLRIAGVPQVLRAIAPDDELRSSLSAAWLSIGGLAITSLGIAGFVGLMVARRIAMPLEDLAEAATALGEGDFSARAKASGIPESDQLAAALNITAERLGILVERSKSFGADASHQLRTPLTALRLDLEALQLAGADEALLGAAFSEADRLEATIEELLALAEVPMGDEHIQLATLVEERVESWRALALAEDRRVEVSADPVPLVRGRSAAIGQCLQVLLDNALEHGEGTISVTVTSVESPLVPERGWVRLCVTDEGEGFAEDSVPGRGLRLAKSLVQAEGGRIKVQRPSTVCLLLPAMGVEAGRLIQPSVVEGELR, translated from the coding sequence GTGCGCAACCGCCTGCTCGTCGCCACCGTCGGCACCGTCGCCATCGGGGTGCTGCTGCTCGGCCTGCCCCTCGCGGTGGCCGTGCGGGGTGTGCTGACGACCCAGGCGTTCGAGACGCTGCAGCGCCAGGCCGAGCAGGTGCAGGTCCTGTTCAACCAGCAGCAGCTGTCGGGCAGCGAACGCCGGAACCTGCTGCACGACCTCGCCGGTCAGTTCGACGTGCGCTTCCAGGTCTTCGACCGGGTGATCCGCGACGGCAACCGCGTCGGCTTCCTGCTGACCGAGGACACCGGGGAGATGGCCGACGAGGAGGTCGACTTCACCGACGATCTCGACGCCGCCTTCGACGGCGAGCTCGGCCGGGCCGGCCGTGACGGGGTCCTGGCCGTGTCGGTGCCGCTGCGCATCGCCGGGGTCCCGCAGGTGCTGCGCGCCATCGCCCCCGACGACGAGCTCCGGTCGTCGTTGTCGGCTGCGTGGCTGTCCATCGGCGGCCTGGCGATCACGTCGTTGGGCATCGCGGGGTTCGTCGGCCTGATGGTGGCCCGTCGCATCGCCATGCCGCTGGAGGACCTGGCGGAGGCCGCCACCGCGCTCGGTGAGGGGGACTTCTCCGCTCGTGCGAAGGCCAGCGGCATCCCCGAGTCCGATCAGCTCGCCGCTGCCCTCAACATCACCGCCGAACGCCTGGGCATCCTCGTCGAGCGGAGCAAGTCCTTCGGCGCCGACGCCAGCCATCAGCTGCGCACCCCGCTGACCGCCCTCCGCTTGGATCTGGAGGCGCTGCAGCTGGCGGGTGCCGACGAGGCCCTGCTGGGGGCGGCGTTCAGCGAGGCCGATCGGCTGGAGGCCACCATCGAGGAGCTGCTGGCCCTGGCGGAGGTGCCGATGGGGGACGAGCACATCCAGCTGGCCACCCTCGTGGAGGAACGTGTCGAGTCGTGGCGGGCGCTGGCCCTGGCCGAGGACCGCCGCGTCGAGGTGTCCGCCGACCCCGTGCCGCTGGTCCGAGGGCGGTCCGCCGCGATCGGCCAGTGCCTGCAGGTCCTGCTCGACAACGCGCTGGAGCACGGCGAGGGCACCATCAGCGTCACCGTCACGAGCGTCGAGTCGCCGCTGGTCCCCGAGCGGGGCTGGGTGCGCCTGTGCGTCACCGACGAAGGGGAGGGGTTCGCCGAGGACTCGGTGCCGGGCCGTGGCCTGCGGCTGGCCAAGTCGTTGGTCCAGGCCGAGGGCGGACGGATCAAGGTCCAGCGCCCCTCCACCGTGTGCCTGCTGCTGCCGGCCATGGGCGTCGAGGCCGGCCGTCTGATCCAGCCCAGCGTCGTCGAGGGGGAGCTGCGGTGA
- the ccrA gene encoding crotonyl-CoA carboxylase/reductase yields the protein MHDLLNVALSPDATPEDIANTPLPESMRAAVVRADEVDMFDGLDSAEKDPRKSLHVDEVDLPPLGPNEVLIAPMAAALNFNTVWTSIFEPLSTFGFLKRFGREGELGARHDLPYHIVGSDAAGVVLRTGPGVTRWQPGDRVTVHCNYVDMEGPEGHDDSMIDDRQRIWGFETNFGSMAEVSMVKANQLMPMPTHLTWEEAGSLGLTLATSYRMLVSQNAGGMKQGDTVLIWGATGGLGGFAVQLVRNGGGIPICVVSSPDKVELLKDLGVDTVIDRKAEGYQFWDGDTQRPDEWKRFGKKIREFTGGRDVDMVFEHPGRATFGASVFVTRKGGKIITCASTSGYMHEYDNRYLWMNLKSIVSSHFANYKEAWEANRLVDLGMIHPILTRTYNLDDAAEGAWAMHTNAHTGKLGVLVNAREEGLGVQDTAKREALIDDLNAWKQLQ from the coding sequence ATGCACGATCTGCTGAACGTGGCGCTGTCCCCCGATGCCACACCCGAGGACATCGCCAACACTCCCCTTCCCGAGTCGATGCGCGCAGCCGTGGTCCGCGCCGACGAGGTCGACATGTTCGACGGCCTCGACTCCGCGGAGAAGGACCCGCGCAAGTCCCTCCACGTCGACGAGGTCGACCTGCCGCCGCTCGGCCCCAACGAGGTGCTCATCGCCCCGATGGCCGCGGCGCTGAACTTCAACACCGTCTGGACCTCGATCTTCGAGCCGCTGTCCACCTTCGGCTTCCTGAAGCGGTTCGGCCGTGAGGGCGAGCTGGGTGCGCGCCACGACCTGCCGTACCACATCGTCGGCTCCGATGCGGCGGGCGTCGTGCTGCGCACCGGCCCCGGCGTCACCCGCTGGCAGCCCGGCGACCGCGTCACCGTGCACTGCAACTACGTCGACATGGAGGGCCCCGAGGGCCACGACGACTCCATGATCGACGATCGCCAGCGCATCTGGGGCTTCGAGACCAACTTCGGCAGCATGGCCGAGGTGTCGATGGTCAAGGCCAACCAGCTGATGCCGATGCCGACCCACCTGACGTGGGAGGAGGCCGGTTCGCTCGGCCTGACGCTCGCGACGTCCTACCGCATGCTCGTGTCGCAGAACGCGGGCGGCATGAAGCAGGGCGACACCGTCCTGATCTGGGGCGCCACCGGCGGCCTCGGTGGCTTCGCCGTGCAGCTGGTCCGCAACGGCGGCGGCATCCCGATCTGCGTGGTGTCCTCCCCCGACAAGGTCGAGCTGCTCAAGGACCTGGGCGTGGACACCGTCATCGACCGCAAGGCCGAGGGCTACCAGTTCTGGGACGGCGACACGCAGCGTCCCGACGAGTGGAAGCGGTTCGGCAAGAAGATCCGCGAGTTCACCGGCGGACGCGACGTCGACATGGTCTTCGAGCACCCGGGTCGCGCCACCTTCGGCGCCAGCGTCTTCGTCACCCGCAAGGGCGGCAAGATCATCACCTGCGCCTCGACGTCGGGCTACATGCACGAGTACGACAACCGGTACCTGTGGATGAACCTCAAGTCGATCGTGTCCAGCCACTTCGCCAACTACAAGGAGGCGTGGGAGGCCAACCGCTTGGTCGACCTCGGCATGATCCACCCGATCCTGACCCGTACCTACAACCTCGACGACGCCGCCGAGGGTGCGTGGGCGATGCACACCAACGCCCACACCGGGAAGCTCGGCGTCCTGGTGAACGCCCGCGAGGAGGGCCTTGGCGTCCAGGACACCGCCAAGCGCGAGGCCCTCATCGACGACCTGAACGCCTGGAAGCAGCTCCAGTAA
- a CDS encoding zinc-dependent metalloprotease translates to MANDEFEQGPFGFDPEALSNIPLFKELQKLMSWQGGPVNWDIARQTAAGLAGEPQLAIGVDADQEAWADAVRVTESWLEGHTGLPAVTGRALALTSQEWVRMAASEGGIARYVEPIATGMQEALGKGLADQLPGGMAGIGGLQSAMGPMTAMLTGMQVGTIAGHLAGQLMGGYDLGVPTMEPDVVATVGDAAGKLAKEYGLDVHEMRFWLALREVVHRRVFAGVDWFTDHLTDEMGRFAAAAEIDPTRLTEQMGGLEALSPEMLGDPEAMQRLAEQAGDMGLQPSAAQREIMSRVQAMVALVAGYADVMVSRAGEGKLVSLARIEEVTRRRRAEAGTGERFLTQLIGLDLRPSDTEQGRRFCEAVLTARGVPGLDAVWRDPAHLPSPAEIADPSRWLLRLAAEEADEGLAPATDDLPEADIEIPDDLGGLDL, encoded by the coding sequence ATGGCCAACGACGAGTTCGAGCAGGGCCCCTTCGGCTTCGACCCCGAGGCGCTGTCCAACATCCCGCTGTTCAAGGAGCTCCAGAAGCTCATGAGCTGGCAGGGCGGCCCCGTGAACTGGGACATCGCCCGACAGACCGCCGCTGGTCTCGCAGGTGAGCCGCAGCTGGCAATCGGCGTGGACGCCGACCAGGAGGCGTGGGCCGACGCGGTGCGGGTCACCGAGTCGTGGCTGGAGGGCCACACGGGCCTGCCGGCCGTGACCGGTCGGGCGCTGGCGCTGACGAGTCAGGAATGGGTCCGCATGGCGGCCTCCGAGGGTGGGATCGCCCGGTACGTCGAGCCGATCGCCACCGGCATGCAGGAGGCGCTGGGCAAGGGCCTGGCCGACCAGCTGCCCGGGGGCATGGCGGGAATCGGCGGCCTGCAGAGCGCCATGGGCCCGATGACGGCGATGCTGACCGGCATGCAGGTCGGCACGATCGCCGGCCACCTCGCCGGACAGCTGATGGGTGGCTACGACCTGGGCGTGCCGACCATGGAGCCCGACGTGGTCGCGACCGTCGGTGACGCCGCCGGGAAGCTCGCCAAGGAGTACGGGCTGGACGTCCACGAGATGCGCTTCTGGCTGGCGCTGCGCGAGGTCGTGCACCGTCGCGTGTTCGCGGGCGTGGACTGGTTCACCGACCACCTCACCGACGAGATGGGTCGCTTCGCCGCCGCCGCGGAGATCGACCCCACCCGGCTGACTGAGCAGATGGGTGGGCTCGAGGCGCTGTCACCGGAGATGCTCGGCGACCCGGAGGCGATGCAACGGCTGGCCGAGCAGGCCGGCGACATGGGCCTCCAGCCCTCGGCCGCACAGCGCGAGATCATGTCGCGCGTGCAGGCCATGGTGGCCCTGGTCGCCGGCTACGCCGACGTGATGGTGTCTCGGGCCGGCGAGGGCAAGCTCGTCTCGCTGGCACGCATCGAGGAGGTCACCCGCCGACGGCGTGCCGAGGCCGGGACCGGCGAGCGCTTCCTCACGCAGCTGATCGGCCTTGACCTGCGTCCCTCCGACACCGAGCAGGGGCGGCGGTTCTGCGAGGCCGTCCTGACCGCACGCGGCGTCCCCGGGCTGGATGCGGTGTGGCGCGACCCCGCCCACCTGCCGTCCCCGGCCGAGATCGCCGACCCCAGCCGGTGGTTGCTCCGCCTTGCCGCCGAGGAGGCCGACGAGGGCCTCGCCCCTGCCACCGACGACCTGCCCGAGGCCGACATCGAGATCCCCGACGACCTGGGCGGCCTGGACCTCTGA
- a CDS encoding NAD-dependent epimerase/dehydratase family protein, with product MAMPRTVTVIGSSTPLGSAAVERLSTDSAVVAIDGTVPGMPPGGVDVRVMDPRDRLLPLALEGTDAVVHAAFSDDLTAGPDALYGHNVGGTRNVLEACARADVGRLVVLSTAAVYGAHADNPVPLDEYAPMRANPGFAWAYQRQLVEELVEDWADAHPDVAVTVLRLVPVLGPELENAVSHLLGAPRLLVPATGQPLWQLLRVSDAADAVAHVLQHDLSGIYNVAPDGWLSTDETAAALHTRVQKVGQTTFAQILRAAQAAGIGPAPEESLAYLTHPWAVDGTRLRETGWRPRSSTRDCLQAFAESRAGTVSIGTLRLQTADLRRAGTGVAFLLGVLGWRLLRRGGRS from the coding sequence ATGGCCATGCCCCGGACCGTCACGGTCATCGGGTCCTCCACGCCCCTCGGGAGCGCCGCCGTCGAGCGGTTGTCCACCGACAGCGCGGTCGTCGCGATCGACGGGACCGTCCCCGGCATGCCCCCCGGCGGCGTGGACGTGCGGGTCATGGATCCGCGCGACCGGCTGCTGCCGCTTGCGCTCGAGGGCACCGACGCGGTCGTGCACGCGGCGTTCAGCGACGACCTGACCGCTGGCCCGGACGCCCTGTACGGCCACAACGTCGGTGGGACGCGCAACGTGCTGGAGGCGTGCGCGAGGGCCGACGTCGGCCGCCTGGTGGTGCTGTCCACCGCCGCCGTCTACGGCGCCCACGCCGACAACCCGGTCCCGCTGGACGAGTACGCCCCGATGCGCGCCAACCCGGGTTTCGCGTGGGCCTACCAGCGGCAGCTGGTGGAGGAGCTCGTCGAGGACTGGGCCGACGCCCACCCCGACGTGGCCGTCACCGTGCTGCGCCTGGTGCCCGTGCTCGGTCCGGAGCTGGAGAACGCCGTGTCCCACCTCCTCGGCGCCCCCCGCCTGCTCGTCCCGGCCACCGGACAGCCGCTGTGGCAGCTCCTGCGCGTCAGCGACGCCGCCGATGCCGTCGCCCACGTCCTGCAGCACGATCTCTCGGGGATCTACAACGTCGCCCCCGACGGGTGGCTGTCCACCGACGAGACCGCCGCCGCGCTGCACACGCGCGTCCAGAAGGTCGGCCAGACCACGTTCGCGCAGATCCTCCGCGCGGCGCAGGCCGCCGGCATCGGCCCAGCGCCCGAGGAATCCCTCGCCTACCTGACCCATCCGTGGGCTGTGGACGGCACCCGGCTGCGCGAGACCGGCTGGCGGCCGAGGTCCAGCACCCGTGACTGCCTGCAGGCGTTCGCGGAGTCCCGCGCCGGGACCGTGTCGATCGGCACGCTGCGGCTGCAGACCGCCGACCTCCGGCGGGCCGGCACCGGTGTCGCGTTCCTGCTGGGCGTCCTCGGCTGGCGCCTGCTGCGGCGAGGAGGCCGTTCGTGA
- a CDS encoding molybdenum cofactor biosynthesis protein MoaE produces MSPARTHSAIIDSPLSVADAHTFVADPASGATVVFTGQVRDHAVPDETPGADARDVAGLDYEAYEGVAEDTLAALVAEVAERWPTVRAIWAEHRIGRLAISDLAVVVGVSSPHRDTAFEAGRHLIDTLKATVPIWKKEHWADGGHHWPGTD; encoded by the coding sequence GTGAGCCCCGCCCGCACCCACTCCGCCATCATCGACTCGCCCCTGTCGGTCGCCGACGCACACACCTTCGTGGCCGACCCGGCATCGGGTGCGACCGTGGTCTTCACCGGCCAGGTCCGCGACCACGCCGTCCCCGACGAGACCCCCGGCGCCGATGCCCGGGACGTGGCCGGCCTCGACTACGAGGCCTACGAGGGGGTGGCCGAGGACACGCTCGCGGCCCTGGTGGCCGAGGTCGCCGAACGCTGGCCGACCGTGCGGGCGATCTGGGCCGAGCACCGGATCGGCAGGTTGGCCATCAGCGACCTGGCCGTGGTCGTCGGGGTGTCCAGCCCCCACCGCGACACGGCGTTCGAGGCCGGCCGCCACCTGATCGACACGCTCAAGGCGACGGTGCCGATCTGGAAGAAGGAACACTGGGCCGACGGGGGACACCACTGGCCAGGGACGGACTGA
- a CDS encoding rod shape-determining protein: MSGDLAIDLGTANTIVWARHRGIVLREPTVVAVDARSSKVIAAGLGAYEAVRAATQPAVLERPLSGGAVTDFVMTSRMLRLLFERLGVGRFSRSRVLISVPSGVTNVERSALRDAAKQAGAGRVYLIEEPMAAAIGANMPVEDPVGSMIVDIGGGSTEVAVISLGGVVVSRSVRVGGFDLDLAIQDWVRDAFGIAIGDRTAEELKIALGRVFPTTNPTRAEVTGRDLETGLSHTVTIDSDQVRAALDRQAAVIVGCVVDTLSDCPPELAQDVMSGGILLVGGGAMLGGMDELIASITQVKVHVAENPLDAVITGAGAAIDAEWDLGALFASD; encoded by the coding sequence ATGAGCGGCGACCTCGCCATCGACCTCGGGACGGCCAACACCATCGTGTGGGCTCGACACCGCGGCATCGTGCTGCGCGAACCCACGGTCGTGGCCGTCGATGCGCGGTCGAGCAAGGTCATCGCCGCCGGCCTCGGGGCCTACGAAGCGGTGCGTGCGGCGACCCAGCCCGCGGTGCTCGAACGTCCGCTGTCCGGCGGGGCCGTCACGGACTTCGTCATGACCTCCCGCATGCTGCGGCTGCTCTTCGAGCGGCTCGGCGTCGGACGGTTCAGCCGGTCGCGCGTGCTGATCTCGGTCCCCAGCGGCGTCACCAACGTCGAGCGGTCGGCCCTGCGGGATGCGGCCAAGCAGGCCGGCGCCGGCCGGGTGTACCTCATCGAGGAACCCATGGCGGCAGCCATCGGGGCCAACATGCCTGTCGAGGATCCGGTCGGGTCGATGATCGTCGACATCGGCGGGGGCAGCACCGAGGTGGCGGTCATCTCCCTCGGCGGGGTGGTGGTCAGCCGGTCGGTCCGGGTCGGCGGCTTCGACCTCGACCTCGCCATCCAGGACTGGGTGCGTGACGCGTTCGGCATCGCCATCGGTGATCGCACCGCGGAGGAGCTCAAGATCGCCCTCGGCCGGGTGTTCCCGACCACCAACCCGACACGTGCGGAGGTCACCGGACGGGACCTCGAGACGGGGCTGTCCCACACCGTCACCATCGACTCCGACCAGGTGCGGGCGGCGCTGGACCGTCAGGCCGCCGTGATCGTCGGTTGCGTCGTCGACACCCTGTCGGACTGTCCCCCAGAGCTCGCCCAGGACGTCATGTCCGGCGGCATCCTGCTGGTGGGTGGCGGCGCCATGCTCGGCGGCATGGACGAGCTGATCGCCTCGATCACCCAGGTCAAGGTGCACGTCGCGGAGAACCCCCTGGACGCCGTCATCACCGGCGCCGGCGCCGCCATCGACGCCGAGTGGGACCTCGGCGCCCTCTTCGCCTCCGACTGA
- a CDS encoding 2-phosphosulfolactate phosphatase: MDTAMDAVVLDRDHAHLASGVVVVIDVLRAFTTGSLAAANGVPGIHLVADPAEAFAHRDERPDVLLMGEEGGLPIDGFDLSNSPVELIASEVRGRQLVHRTSSGTRAAVAAFAGADRLYCASLVSAVATAQAIGADTPTYVVSGRSEERAAFDDGDDDLAVVEHIEALRLGRTPPSDTSERIIASPAAARLREIGVAEADIRCAATPVHGPTLVAARDDRGLRLTPVFPTWRPAVGTR; this comes from the coding sequence ATGGACACCGCCATGGACGCCGTCGTGCTGGACCGCGACCACGCCCACCTGGCGTCGGGCGTCGTGGTCGTCATCGACGTCCTTCGGGCCTTCACCACGGGTAGCCTCGCCGCCGCGAACGGGGTGCCGGGCATCCACCTCGTCGCCGATCCGGCCGAGGCGTTCGCCCACCGCGACGAGCGGCCGGACGTGCTGCTGATGGGGGAGGAGGGGGGCCTGCCCATCGACGGCTTCGACCTGTCGAACTCGCCGGTCGAGCTGATCGCCAGCGAGGTCAGGGGTCGCCAGCTGGTGCACCGCACGTCCTCGGGGACCCGCGCCGCCGTGGCCGCCTTCGCCGGTGCCGACCGGCTGTACTGCGCCTCCCTGGTCTCCGCCGTGGCCACCGCGCAGGCCATCGGCGCGGACACGCCCACCTACGTCGTCTCGGGACGGTCCGAGGAACGGGCGGCCTTCGACGACGGTGACGACGACCTCGCTGTCGTCGAGCACATCGAGGCGCTCCGGTTGGGCCGGACACCGCCGTCGGACACCAGCGAGCGCATCATCGCTTCGCCTGCTGCCGCCCGCCTGCGGGAGATCGGCGTCGCCGAAGCCGACATCCGCTGCGCGGCGACCCCGGTGCACGGCCCCACGCTGGTGGCTGCCCGCGACGACCGGGGCCTGCGGCTGACCCCGGTGTTCCCCACCTGGCGGCCCGCCGTCGGCACCCGGTAG